The nucleotide sequence CATCCAAAATCCTGGCAGTTTATAAATGACACGGCACAGTAGCAAGAGCCAAAGAATTAGAACAGTAATCATACAGGATATACTGTTGAATTGTACCCAACCTCCTCCTACGTAGCTGTGCCATGGATTGGAAGTAATACAAAGGAATACAATCAAACTCAGGATCTGAAACATATATTcaaactgattgattgattgaaaaaagttgtattttgttTCACTTTCCCtctaaaaatagatatttttcaagaaaTACAGAATCaacaaatctaataaaaattacataattacaaaaaaaataaataaccccGCACCATTTAAAAGAGTAGAATGATTGATGcctaaagctaggttcacactgccgatcagaccaactcgatcaatCTCGACCAAGACAAATTAAGCGGTCGGAGACTGGTCTgtctcaatcgacaagaatgttcggaGTGGTTTACCTTGGTCGTCATCGATcagactttctacccgagagtttttgacatgtcaaaaacattcgagtaaggatcgagaagccagtcactcgagaggagatcgagaattcgtcgagtagcggtcgaattaattgggaaaggatcgtgtagagatcgagtttggacggaatacaaatagtttaccgatCAGTTCTCGATCATTACGGTCTTTGCTCGACTAATATCCGATCATTTCCCGATCAACGACAACCTGTACGATATGTGGTCAAGATTAACTCAACCAATGCCCGACCGCTTCatgatcactgcgacttctattttttttttcatcccagaccaactcgaccaatacccgatatCTACGCGACCACATTCCACCACttttcgatctctactcggccatacacgagtaTACATGACTGCTTCACGATTCTTTAAAAATGTGTGCAgctctgattaactctcataactttgcttctgtaaaaatatattgtcaacatttatttttattacaactgtcagcCACTGCATCATCTAGAGTGTTCAGCACCCTTTGCTGCTTACccctttttctttgttttctacgCTCTCTTCAAACTCCAtcacagctattaacctgtctaTCTGAGCTCTAACCACCTTGCAAAacaatccaactgctttattttcatgtgaatattttatatgtataattttaCAAAGACCTTTTGTAAACTACTGAATCTAACCAAAAAAACGGGGAACGTGTccagcttgcatataacgttataaagagtcattactcgagaacggtaaaagtgacaccaacCAAATTCGcgcttgatctgtgttttatggtattgcgtttcataaaatttggtcgaagcaaaataaaattagagaacggaaactataCGTACTTACGGGTGGACAAGGGTAACATTTAATGCCTCCTCCGCTGCAGCGGGTGATATAAgatcaagaatttggtcacgCTTGGTCATGGAAATTTAGACAATCGGGATCATctagttgatctgatcggcagtgtgaacctagctttactGGTAGATGTCTATAACTTCATGGAATAAACTCAAACATTTTCTCTCAAGTACATCTTACCAACTCAGCTATTTTAAGAATAGAATCTGTGGACTTCATGAAAACTTTATCCAGTTCTACATTAGCAGTGGCAGTGGAATTCTGTTCAGTAGTTGTGTTTGTTGTCTGGTGTGTAACGGTGGCAATAACTGGCATATGATAAATCATTTTCCTGCGCTACTATCGTATATACAGAAATTCAATTCTGAAAGGAAGAATagcaaaataaattatttattcaatttattaatTCATCAGGCCTATAGGGATGTTATgagtatttttcttttctttctttaatcGATGAAAGAGAACAAAAAAGCTTCTCTATTTGAGCTTTTAGTGTTTTATAGACAAAACATCTTTCGTTGAATACTTATTACACAATTTTATTGGATAGAAACGAAATCacgtttaaattgttttgcatttgtcgtTTCTAGGACTTTTaaatctgactatgcggtatcgaTTTTTCTCACTACGTACATGTAACGTGTGTAACTTTTATATCTCAAACGTGGATCCAAGATGTCCACAAAAAATACGGCAATACTAAAAGCTATAACTATCAATGTTATacacaatgaactaaaatatgcACACAGGCTCTTTGCCGATAAAAGGTAACAACggacaaatatatatacaactgtaATACAATTTAACAGCCTGTCCTCCAGATGGGACGGTCTGTCACATCAAGACAGTGTGGCTGGAACAGCTTGTCCTCCGAGTGGGACAGTCGGTCACTACCAGACAGTACACACTGGTACAGCCTGTCCTccgagtgggacagtctgtcactaacAGACAGTACACACTGGAACAGCTTGTCCTccgagtgggacagtctgtcactaccagacagtaCACACTGGTACAGCCTGTCCTccgagtgggacagtctgtcactaccagacagtaCACACTGGTACAGCCTGTCCTCCAGATGGGACGGTCTGTCACATCAAGACAGTGTGGCTGGAACAGCTTGTCCTccgagtgggacagtctgtcactaccagacagtaCACACTGGTACAGCCTGTCCTCTGAACGGGACAGTCTGCTCTGTCAACTTCCTATGTAAGACCAATTTGTACCCAGTACAAGTTGTCCTTGACAGTATCACTTACAGCTATGTAACGTGTCTACTCTTATACACTGCTCTTCCTCTGTTAGAATATCGACAGACCCCAAAGTCTGTTCCTCACCCTCTTATATAATCCAGTGCGAATACACTATTTACTGGATAGGGGTGTTCTCTAAACGTTCCCGGTACCGAACACAAGAATCCCTCTCAAACACCCCCATACCCTAGGATCAAACCACTGACTTTCCCGCCAAACGTCAAAATCTACACAACGCTTCCTTCTGCATGAAATGTGTATACAACAAGATTCTCCTGGTTTATAACCATAACGACCAATAAGCATTACATTAccaaaggccgtacggtgacctatagttggtaatttctatgttatttggtaTCTGGTTGAGATTTGTCTCAgtggtaatcatatcacatctttttatcttcatataaaataatatttaaaagttggcTACAGAAAATCATAACCAAATAATCAAAGGAGTCTGTATAAATCGAATCTGCATTTACCATGAAGTATTTCACCAACAAAAACGTCATAACAATTAACCAGCACCTTCTGAGAAACTTTTCTGAATGGTTTGCTGTGTTTGGATTACCTGTTCTTAGTATAATATGTTTAAGGAAAAGCAAAACGTTATTTCCAGTAGGGTTTCAATAAAAACTttaacatctataatactaaaataacgaggtccaatttgtcagccgtcatcaggtaaaaacaacaaatcaaacaattcaactttatatatagctaatataggacaatggtgtagattaaaaattacaccactccagacccttttgttttccacataattaatattgccaataattaacaagtttcgggtcgaatccgataccgataccaatattatattcacctgttacctattatctTATCtatacgttccgcatctgacaggcgcaccaccaaacggtgtatttgggATTTTGGtgtatacacgggtcataatcacagggttgacactactaaattcaatcattgtcaaattgttccctattgtagtattttaatcagtaagactttctaagttaacaatacgaatactaaaaatctggacttaaaataaggcgtattataggtacagttttcaatttgttagcgggcatgacgtaaaacagcgaatcaaagaattcaactttattataactaatatagaacaatgctgttgattaaaaagtactccattccaggaccttttgttttccaaataattaatattaccaataattgataagttccaggtcgacgggttcacaCAGAAAgagtttgaaagcagagaaaactgtatatcctataatcggcatgacttcacggccgacactcggctaaccgagagattggtcggttaatctatattgagtatgtggctatatcggcggtgggtctgttaatcgggttggctaaagtctgttaatcaggtgttatcgaggaaatcattggaaatactgcatgtttcattgtataactttttaaatatatgtttatcataaaaattattcatgtctaacaaaacaattcaatgtactgaatccagtggtgtaattattatttttctagcttcgatgtacgatctataaaatgaaaaggcgtgttactcatcaataaatttatacacattttacacacacaaaatgtacacaaaaagacacgttggttgaatttacttgcatgcgatattttgaacatcgaacaaagacaggcattatgtttgtcaaccaaattgatatcattgtgtgaaaaatctacacaaaaatctgtattttggtgacataaattaatctttatttaaaacctggtctgttaatgggtcggatgtataaaacccggtctgttaattggtctgttaagagttatgaatggcaataaaagtataattttattgctgtatggggtgttatcggatcaaatggataggctcaagacgagtggctaaaatatacggaaacaacacatgagcaatgaaacataatatatacggaaacactgacatgaacaatgaatttaggccatgaatattgaaaactgatataaaaaagtgtaatattaaagtattattatacatcatgttaaaatgccatattttgattgcctaatacgaaggtgttaatttactctatcacatggctgaccgggtgacaattttttggaatgtcaccctctcggctagaccaatcaaaaatcggcagtttaaacgacaatgaattgaatccacatcaagttattttatagacaatgcttaaagttctaatttactatacaacgaagcgtggaacgactcaaacttatttcttttacaattgttggaaaaacgtatttcacttgttaatatttttactttaaaacctataaatcattgtgtgttatgcttattgttgatattaaacgcattcgttcaccatcgatgggtttcaacaggtgatgtacatttcatcatgttcattgtgatgtatatttctcagccagatatgaggccttttgaaagggatatttacccaaaatttaaataaaataaataacaataacaaaataacaacaattgaaaatattttttttcttgatagcaGAGCTTTTTTCCCGTTTCGGGCATAATCCTTGTATCgtttatatgtcaagtcaatgcactactattgtctatttacttcacttctgatgatttttcaaatacccgttacgctgtcaagtacgtgactacatagaaaatactttataataaaactcatctgttaaagaaaatgatgataggacattcattataataaatcaaatatcacatagctgagagggtgatagagcagatcggtatccctcgaaaaaacattgtcaaccttggcttcgccacggttgacaatgttttctcgggacccaatctgccctatcaccctctcagctatgtgttatttatatcttatcacatatttgttacggatacggataaatttttaagatttacctgttatgtattattaaattgttataattgaactttctttccctcttttctgcaacacttaaatatgtgataaatagcttaaagattataacatgtttttccatatttgccctggtatcatccctagACCCATATCGGcactcggctaaagcctcgaggccgatttgggagtctcgggatgataccagggctaatatagaaaagggcatgttataatctatacatattgatttcatccaagaatggtcgcatatatcacgTGGATTCTGTTTaggttgtcatgaatgacactaaTTTGTATCTGAATTGgtattaaccagtatataaatcagagataaacgtcgtaatgttactaaacatcagtaagtaaaatatattgggatgctagaatttataaagaataaagaaataataatgagtgagataaaataaaatgtagagaaaagtaacagacaatttaaagaatacaaaaataaacaacacccccaatccggaccctcattgtatacacgagaatctggatggaaacacagaatctatagaataatagataaggacagtaggaagtgatgcattaataaaaaaaagatagaaaaaaataataactgtttgaggataaagacatgaaacacccctgggtgttgaaacagtaacggattgctatgtactcatattggtaataaatgctaaaagtttacatgcggacaactgcagttctcctctgcacttatgtacaatgtagaaaggaactaaacggaataaaatgaattaaaacttaagataaccaatagtagctgcattcgctcctttccatttacttctttagactgatttgaaacaacagatgattcagtaatagaagaaaagaaccaatcggatgatgttgacgatttagagtttaacgtccagtgacaaatattatgtgcatatgagaacgacaacacgttatatgtaccctgtgttgtattagaaagacactttcagacggatttgagaacgtaatactttgaacagacacacaaattaaggctgaagaaaacgttaataatagattcatgcatattccagcaggcaatccatatccatatattgaagtgacacaccccttaataaaatgcaaagaaagtcaaaataaaaatgttcttactagaaggatactgttgcagcgtattgtcattttttttttactcaagagcatctcattcttaactttttcaaagggaaaatataaaggtagcacaactattgtcgtggctaaataactcttaactgacacaatttcaattgtccaacccattaacagactttattcccataatgttcattaaaacgtggtattactcacttatattacaattatgaaatatttactaatttcaatttatattttagaaccaaagtacgattttttgtcctttaaataatatctaaaatattttttttcgcctttcattacaaaaattgctatgcatataagcataaatactacatacttgcgcgacgccttttagttttactgaaaactgcgcagactatgaaatgtttttacagttggaaaatgttctatgatatatatcattttgtcagacgcttttctttttttgatttgattcttataatgtacctaaaatctgtatattaaatagattttaatattaaaattgtgcgttttactcttaacagacgtataaccaacccgattaacagaccaaccgccgatatagccgcatactcaatatagattaaccgacctatctctcggttagccgagtgtcggccgtggacTTTAGCAGATGACaaaccaatactaaaataaggcttacacatagttatatactttaattcagtcacggatccgcgatatcacgggtgtgttctagttaaggtttatgaccccttctgtgaCCTGTGAAGTATGAacttttcaaactgcaatagtatcaaatcAGCaaagataacttttttttttttttttttcaattcaaagtttaatTGCCATATATacttacagtttgtgacatataacaacaacaaaaacaaataaagacaataactaagtaactcaatatatatatagaaattcaggtaaatattaaagggtcccctgtcctcagttccattgacttttttttataaaggatcctagtttattcacttgagttggtgttgatgggttaagtatatatatataatgaataatagagatgggccattttgtacatataccaaggggaagcTTCGTGCAAAgcataattaatttatttatagtttcattgcatttaatagaaaaagggaatttggtgaaaataaaatcaagaattttgtagaaaattcacagacttaaatacagagatttttgttataaaatttgaaacatagtttaCGCACTTGTTTTTCGATGACCAACTAGCGTTATTGTTTACAAATGTCCTAAACAACctttaaattccaaaacacctcgtgctgagtcactaaagtcgaacGCACCCttgaaggtgtacttgaattggtccatatttatatttattttaactaatatctaaatttataaatttgttttaaggaaatcattgctagcactgcgTGCAATAATTCTCTTTCTATCAAGTAccgaattgccaaatatgagagtacaaggggaaaggctgtggattttctatagaatttccatttttttagcaCTGAaacaacacaagggtacataatccttaaaccACATGGAATATTGAGACATAAAGCTGCATGAtgttttaaacattgaaaatagTACATGTAGCAACATTTCAATCTACGATCGTAAAAAATCATCAGTCTAAACATATATCAAGAGACGAATCatgtttgccaatgagaaaacCGTCCATTGTATGATCTTAACGTATGAACTTGTGCATTCTATGTGTATCGTTTTTGAATAGAATGTTAAACCTAAATTATGCTCCTCGAATATAAGAAATAGAAAATTTACAGAAATGGTAAAAAACAGTCACTTACCCCATTTGGTAAAAAATCAATCTAAGTTAAAAAGTCTCTAATTGTTCAATATTTAATCATCTGTTCTTTTCCATCTCAAGTTAAGATGATAAAATTATACGTCAACTTTATAGAacaatttattcattcatttagaAAGTTAAGCCTGGCAAGATAAAGTGGGATCTTCAAATTCTATGCCAAGAATACTACAGAGGCGGTCAAAAAACGGTTATTTTCAGAATGTTTATACAAGTCACTGATTTAAGTCAATATTTGAATGGACACAAATATCAATTACCACACACACTATACATTTTACAGAGTTGCCTTATTTTGAaaccattcaaataaaaaaaaaactaaaattaagtTTTTAATGCCTAGATAAATATATCAAAACTCAGATGTCCTTGTCATTTTGAGGAAGTGATTTCGACATCCATATTATATGGAATTATGAGAATATTAAAATCGATAATGCTAGTCGGTTTATAAtagagaaaattaaaaaatacaacaTGGAGTATGGCCTATACTGAATAAACCTGAGAGATGAACATGACTGAAAATTTGAAAGAATGTATAATTTCAAACCCATGTTCTTACATTTTTATGGGTTTAAACGTATCCTAGCACCTAAAAAGAAGTTGCAAGCCATTAGAATCAACACTGAAAAAGGCAAAACACAACAAACtattatgaaattgagaatggagatggggaccatgacaaagagacaacaatgcCTTTTATaccttttaatattatataatcaatattttcttTAAGTCTGACAGAAAAGGGTTTCAATGACATATATGCTATAACCAAAGTACAATTCCTGTTGATTGTGCAGCAGAATAAAATGGGAAGGTATTATTAATAGGGTTGtacaatattgcaaaaaaatacacTCTGATGTTaccaaatttttaaaacaaaacctacGCTGTTTGCTTCAATATAAagttattcattatattttatccTCAAATGATCTTCTCTTTGAAATGACCTTTGTAAATTAGTGGCGGACTCAGAAAGAGGGGAATCTAGCCATGCTCCAGTGATGCCTTTATAATTAATCATCAAacaaaatttttcccacgaaaataTGAGGGGGGGGAGGGGGCGAATTGGCCCCTAAATCCGCATCTGGAAACTTGGAAACTGCAATTTATGTGCATTTTGCAAGGAAGATCCCTGAGAATCGATAAAACAATCAATTTCGGGTTATCATACTGTAGCTGACATCTGGCACACTCTGGATTCTTGTGTTGGTTTTACATTGAACGTGAATTCCATTA is from Mytilus galloprovincialis chromosome 6, xbMytGall1.hap1.1, whole genome shotgun sequence and encodes:
- the LOC143079229 gene encoding CKLF-like MARVEL transmembrane domain-containing protein 7 translates to MIYHMPVIATVTHQTTNTTTEQNSTATANVELDKVFMKSTDSILKIAELILSLIVFLCITSNPWHSYVGGGWVQFNSISCMITVLILWLLLLCRVIYKLPGFWMLYILIHYVVYLVLYLISFLVCAIQAGKYQENGGLIASTIFCFIVLIVLAVDTFSQFRRWQESGGKITVRTITKTETTHETEAEFL